In a single window of the Branchiostoma floridae strain S238N-H82 chromosome 2, Bfl_VNyyK, whole genome shotgun sequence genome:
- the LOC118409584 gene encoding semaphorin-1A-like isoform X1, translating into MYPTQLARRLSALTGALLVLLTNLSSLCGGFPEDLYPLHQIPYTEGSPEYEVFCGHRHNDEFSNCSHNYEFQLLRELAYDGRNHLLLGAKNHVFLVDVDDFQIFRSKIEWKSTEDDQGMCQMKGLMKHECHNFIRVLELRNDSTLFVCGTNAYDPKCRDYPLEVFSERAYNGGAPTMSGIAKCPFDPSHKNTAVFADGKLYSATVADFTARDTVIYRSLGYSEPYDPTLKTEQYDSKWLNEPSFIKSFEHGNKVFFFFKETAVEYINCGKTIYSRVARVCKDDQGGQRVLQNRWTTYMKARLNCSVPGEYPFYFDEIQAMTDLIQVGDSYRMYAVFTTPQNSISGSAVCAFDMENITEAFDGKYKEQETTQSTWLPVPPNRVPSPRPGNCVNNSKLVPDTTLNFVKTHPLMDSAVGAWGGEPLFIKTGSARFTAIAVDTEAGIGNHLVMFIGTNTGKVLKILYVDGKQIFLEEIEVMDQDTPEGERSILNLRLVQKTPREKVLVAVTQRKVVQVPLARCQRYSSCRSCVKAQDPYCGWSGDNNDCREAVSNTLQDILNGDHTSFTGYTCSGFSDYGDTSPQSTQAPCECRSPVLEVVPLADEDEGGPQAVSDLAEQLLEGFDTASAVEQTKTAVSRMYGGNTNLEIVIRRHGEVFGETAQSLYQRLVLMCDSKKSSQMQTHQHMKQEWGCLRRCLLRHHRDVMTVGHLTSQERYDILDAMLSVVYDIAMETVFSLVSRRVSDNVTAERQTYGLLLDELLLDRYNHTCNSSRMYHRNRLEINILESFLVREDQQMLLNSSRLQLLRGIHRSASRFLQAEQNLAKYGERLVVKWAKLTKMMVRHDADLQVQYNRTVQPVVDIIQDLSPAEKERAKWHVFSNTVTKVVCRALLQLSGTECKEEETGKRRCMSEEVMEEIDTDDDEEEQEEGSGADAESGIVSWVISPGWKEWKKQQERMRRFILRSP; encoded by the exons ATGTATCCAACGCAGCTTGCCAGAAGACTCTCTGCTCTGACTGGAGCTTTATTAGTGCTGTTAACGAACCTGAGCTCGTTATGTGGTGGTTTCCCGGAGGACCTGTACCCACTGCACCAGATCCCTTACACTGAAG GATCACCTGAATATGAGGTTTTCTGTGGACATCGGCACAATGACGAGTTTTCGAACTGCTCGCACAACTACGAGTTCCAGCTGCTGAGGGAGCTGGCGTACGATGGAAGGAACCACCTCTTGTTGGGAGCGAA aAACCATGTCTTCCTGGTGGATGTTGACGACTTCCAGATATTCAGATCG AAGATTGAGTGGAAGTCCACTGAGGATGACCAGGGCATGTGCCAGATGAAGGGACTGATGAAG CACGAGTGTCACAACTTTATCCGCGTTCTGGAGCTCAGGAACGACTCCACGCTGTTCGTGTGTGGGACCAACGCATACGACCCGAAATGCCGAGACTATCCG TTGGAAGTGTTTTCGGAGCGTGCGTACAACGGCGGAGCACCCACCATGTCCGGCATCGCGAAATGTCCGTTTGATCCGAGTCACAAGAACACCGCTGTCTTCGCAG ATGGGAAGTTGTACTCTGCAACCGTTGCGGACTTCACGGCGAGGGATACGGTGATCTACCGGAGTCTGGGGTACTCGGAACCGTACGACCCAACACTCAAGACAGAACAGTATGACTCCAAGTGGCTGAACGAGCCCAGCTTCATCAAATCCTTCGAACACGGCAACaaggtcttcttcttcttcaaggAAACCGCTGTGGAGTATATCAACTGTGGGAAG ACGATCTACTCGCGTGTGGCCCGGGTATGTAAAGATGACCAGGGCGGTCAGCGCGTGCTGCAGAaccgctggaccacatacatgAAGGCACGACTGAACTGTTCCGTCCCCGGCGAGTACCCGTTCTACTTTGATGAGATCCAGGCCATGACAGACCTGATCCAGGTCGGAGACAGCTACCGCATGTACGCTGTCTTCACCACCCCACAGAACAGCATCTCAG GATCGGCTGTATGTGCGTTTGACATGGAGAACATCACGGAAGCGTTCGATGGGAAGTACAAGGAACAGGAGACGACGCAGTCGACATGGCTGCCCGTCCCGCCAAACCGTGTGCCCAGTCCACGCCCCGGAAACTGCGTCAACAACTCCAAACTTGTTCCTGACACCACACTGAACTTCGTGAAGACACACCCGCTGATGGACAGCGCTGTTGGTGCCTGGGGCGGGGAACCGCTCTTCATCAAAACCGGATCGGCGCGGTTTACGGCCATCGCCGTGGATACAGAGGCAGGGATTGGGAATCACCTGGTGATGTTCATCGGCACCAACACCGGGAAG GTTCTGAAGATCCTGTACGTTGATGGGAAGCAGATTTTCCTGGAGGAGATAGAGGTGATGGACCAGGACACCCCCGAGGGGGAGCGCTCCATCTTAAACCTGCGTCTGGTCCAGAAGACGCCACGTGAGAAGGTCCTGGTTGCCGTGACCCAGCGCAAGGTCGTCCAGGTGCCACTTGCACGCTGCCAGCGCTACAGCTCCTGCAG GTCATGTGTGAAGGCGCAGGATCCATATTGTGGGTGGAGCGGCGACAACAATGACTGTCGGGAGGC TGTTTCCAACACCCTCCAAGACATTCTGAACGGAGATCACACCAGCTTCACCGGATATACCTGCTCAG GATTCAGCGACTACGGAG ATACGAGTCCACAGTCTACGCAGGCTCCGTGTGAATGCCGATCTCCGG TCTTAGAGGTAGTTCCCTTAGCGGACGAGGATGAGGGAGGACCCCAGGCAGTGTCGGATCTGGCTGAACAGCTTTTGGAAGGATTTGACACAGCTTCAGCTGTAGAGCAGACTAAGACTGCAGTGAGCAGGATGTATGGAGGAAACACGAATCTCGAGATCGTCATCCGCAGGCACGGGGAAGTTTTCGGCGAGACGGCGCAGAGCCTGTACCAGAGGCTGGTGTTGATGTGTGACAGTAAAAAGTCCAGTCAGATGCAGACACACCAGCACATGAAGCAAGAGTGGGGCTGCCTGCGACGCTGCCTCCTGCGCCACCACCgtgatgtcatgactgtggGTCACCTGACATCGCAGGAGCGGTATGACATCCTGGACGCGATGTTGTCGGTGGTGTATGACATCGCCATGGAGACAGTGTTCAGCCTCGTATCGCGCCGGGTGAGTGACAACGTGACGGCAGAAAGGCAGACATACGGACTGCTTCTGGACGAGCTGCTGCTTGACCGGTACAACCACACCTGCAACTCCTCCCGCATGTACCACCGCAACCGCCTGGAGATCAACATCCTCGAGAGCTTCCTGGTTCGGGAGGATCAACAGATGCTGCTGAACTCCTCCCGCCTCCAGCTGCTCCGGGGCATCCACCGCTCCGCATCCCGTTTCCTCCAGGCAGAGCAGAACCTGGCAAAGTACGGCGAGCGGCTGGTGGTGAAGTGGGCGAAGCTGACAAAGATGATGGTGCGCCATGATGCGGACCTGCAGGTCCAGTACAACCGGACGGTGCAGCCGGTCGTGGACATCATCCAGGACCTGAGCCCCGCGGAGAAGGAGAGGGCCAAGTGGCACGTCTTCAGCAACACGGTGACTAAGGTGGTGTGCCGGGCGCTCCTTCAGCTGTCGGGGACGGAGTGTAAGGAGGAGGAGACGGGGAAAAGACGCTGCATGAGCGAGGAGGTGATGGAGGAGATCGAcacagatgatgatgaggaggagcAGGAGGAGGGAAGTGGTGCTGATGCTGAATCAGGGATAGTTAGCTGGGTCATATCTCCTGGGTGGAAGGAatggaaaaaacaacaggaaaggATGCGAAGGTTCATACTAAGAAGTCCTTGA
- the LOC118409584 gene encoding semaphorin-1A-like isoform X2 translates to MYPTQLARRLSALTGALLVLLTNLSSLCGGFPEDLYPLHQIPYTEGSPEYEVFCGHRHNDEFSNCSHNYEFQLLRELAYDGRNHLLLGAKNHVFLVDVDDFQIFRSIEWKSTEDDQGMCQMKGLMKHECHNFIRVLELRNDSTLFVCGTNAYDPKCRDYPLEVFSERAYNGGAPTMSGIAKCPFDPSHKNTAVFADGKLYSATVADFTARDTVIYRSLGYSEPYDPTLKTEQYDSKWLNEPSFIKSFEHGNKVFFFFKETAVEYINCGKTIYSRVARVCKDDQGGQRVLQNRWTTYMKARLNCSVPGEYPFYFDEIQAMTDLIQVGDSYRMYAVFTTPQNSISGSAVCAFDMENITEAFDGKYKEQETTQSTWLPVPPNRVPSPRPGNCVNNSKLVPDTTLNFVKTHPLMDSAVGAWGGEPLFIKTGSARFTAIAVDTEAGIGNHLVMFIGTNTGKVLKILYVDGKQIFLEEIEVMDQDTPEGERSILNLRLVQKTPREKVLVAVTQRKVVQVPLARCQRYSSCRSCVKAQDPYCGWSGDNNDCREAVSNTLQDILNGDHTSFTGYTCSGFSDYGDTSPQSTQAPCECRSPVLEVVPLADEDEGGPQAVSDLAEQLLEGFDTASAVEQTKTAVSRMYGGNTNLEIVIRRHGEVFGETAQSLYQRLVLMCDSKKSSQMQTHQHMKQEWGCLRRCLLRHHRDVMTVGHLTSQERYDILDAMLSVVYDIAMETVFSLVSRRVSDNVTAERQTYGLLLDELLLDRYNHTCNSSRMYHRNRLEINILESFLVREDQQMLLNSSRLQLLRGIHRSASRFLQAEQNLAKYGERLVVKWAKLTKMMVRHDADLQVQYNRTVQPVVDIIQDLSPAEKERAKWHVFSNTVTKVVCRALLQLSGTECKEEETGKRRCMSEEVMEEIDTDDDEEEQEEGSGADAESGIVSWVISPGWKEWKKQQERMRRFILRSP, encoded by the exons ATGTATCCAACGCAGCTTGCCAGAAGACTCTCTGCTCTGACTGGAGCTTTATTAGTGCTGTTAACGAACCTGAGCTCGTTATGTGGTGGTTTCCCGGAGGACCTGTACCCACTGCACCAGATCCCTTACACTGAAG GATCACCTGAATATGAGGTTTTCTGTGGACATCGGCACAATGACGAGTTTTCGAACTGCTCGCACAACTACGAGTTCCAGCTGCTGAGGGAGCTGGCGTACGATGGAAGGAACCACCTCTTGTTGGGAGCGAA aAACCATGTCTTCCTGGTGGATGTTGACGACTTCCAGATATTCAGATCG ATTGAGTGGAAGTCCACTGAGGATGACCAGGGCATGTGCCAGATGAAGGGACTGATGAAG CACGAGTGTCACAACTTTATCCGCGTTCTGGAGCTCAGGAACGACTCCACGCTGTTCGTGTGTGGGACCAACGCATACGACCCGAAATGCCGAGACTATCCG TTGGAAGTGTTTTCGGAGCGTGCGTACAACGGCGGAGCACCCACCATGTCCGGCATCGCGAAATGTCCGTTTGATCCGAGTCACAAGAACACCGCTGTCTTCGCAG ATGGGAAGTTGTACTCTGCAACCGTTGCGGACTTCACGGCGAGGGATACGGTGATCTACCGGAGTCTGGGGTACTCGGAACCGTACGACCCAACACTCAAGACAGAACAGTATGACTCCAAGTGGCTGAACGAGCCCAGCTTCATCAAATCCTTCGAACACGGCAACaaggtcttcttcttcttcaaggAAACCGCTGTGGAGTATATCAACTGTGGGAAG ACGATCTACTCGCGTGTGGCCCGGGTATGTAAAGATGACCAGGGCGGTCAGCGCGTGCTGCAGAaccgctggaccacatacatgAAGGCACGACTGAACTGTTCCGTCCCCGGCGAGTACCCGTTCTACTTTGATGAGATCCAGGCCATGACAGACCTGATCCAGGTCGGAGACAGCTACCGCATGTACGCTGTCTTCACCACCCCACAGAACAGCATCTCAG GATCGGCTGTATGTGCGTTTGACATGGAGAACATCACGGAAGCGTTCGATGGGAAGTACAAGGAACAGGAGACGACGCAGTCGACATGGCTGCCCGTCCCGCCAAACCGTGTGCCCAGTCCACGCCCCGGAAACTGCGTCAACAACTCCAAACTTGTTCCTGACACCACACTGAACTTCGTGAAGACACACCCGCTGATGGACAGCGCTGTTGGTGCCTGGGGCGGGGAACCGCTCTTCATCAAAACCGGATCGGCGCGGTTTACGGCCATCGCCGTGGATACAGAGGCAGGGATTGGGAATCACCTGGTGATGTTCATCGGCACCAACACCGGGAAG GTTCTGAAGATCCTGTACGTTGATGGGAAGCAGATTTTCCTGGAGGAGATAGAGGTGATGGACCAGGACACCCCCGAGGGGGAGCGCTCCATCTTAAACCTGCGTCTGGTCCAGAAGACGCCACGTGAGAAGGTCCTGGTTGCCGTGACCCAGCGCAAGGTCGTCCAGGTGCCACTTGCACGCTGCCAGCGCTACAGCTCCTGCAG GTCATGTGTGAAGGCGCAGGATCCATATTGTGGGTGGAGCGGCGACAACAATGACTGTCGGGAGGC TGTTTCCAACACCCTCCAAGACATTCTGAACGGAGATCACACCAGCTTCACCGGATATACCTGCTCAG GATTCAGCGACTACGGAG ATACGAGTCCACAGTCTACGCAGGCTCCGTGTGAATGCCGATCTCCGG TCTTAGAGGTAGTTCCCTTAGCGGACGAGGATGAGGGAGGACCCCAGGCAGTGTCGGATCTGGCTGAACAGCTTTTGGAAGGATTTGACACAGCTTCAGCTGTAGAGCAGACTAAGACTGCAGTGAGCAGGATGTATGGAGGAAACACGAATCTCGAGATCGTCATCCGCAGGCACGGGGAAGTTTTCGGCGAGACGGCGCAGAGCCTGTACCAGAGGCTGGTGTTGATGTGTGACAGTAAAAAGTCCAGTCAGATGCAGACACACCAGCACATGAAGCAAGAGTGGGGCTGCCTGCGACGCTGCCTCCTGCGCCACCACCgtgatgtcatgactgtggGTCACCTGACATCGCAGGAGCGGTATGACATCCTGGACGCGATGTTGTCGGTGGTGTATGACATCGCCATGGAGACAGTGTTCAGCCTCGTATCGCGCCGGGTGAGTGACAACGTGACGGCAGAAAGGCAGACATACGGACTGCTTCTGGACGAGCTGCTGCTTGACCGGTACAACCACACCTGCAACTCCTCCCGCATGTACCACCGCAACCGCCTGGAGATCAACATCCTCGAGAGCTTCCTGGTTCGGGAGGATCAACAGATGCTGCTGAACTCCTCCCGCCTCCAGCTGCTCCGGGGCATCCACCGCTCCGCATCCCGTTTCCTCCAGGCAGAGCAGAACCTGGCAAAGTACGGCGAGCGGCTGGTGGTGAAGTGGGCGAAGCTGACAAAGATGATGGTGCGCCATGATGCGGACCTGCAGGTCCAGTACAACCGGACGGTGCAGCCGGTCGTGGACATCATCCAGGACCTGAGCCCCGCGGAGAAGGAGAGGGCCAAGTGGCACGTCTTCAGCAACACGGTGACTAAGGTGGTGTGCCGGGCGCTCCTTCAGCTGTCGGGGACGGAGTGTAAGGAGGAGGAGACGGGGAAAAGACGCTGCATGAGCGAGGAGGTGATGGAGGAGATCGAcacagatgatgatgaggaggagcAGGAGGAGGGAAGTGGTGCTGATGCTGAATCAGGGATAGTTAGCTGGGTCATATCTCCTGGGTGGAAGGAatggaaaaaacaacaggaaaggATGCGAAGGTTCATACTAAGAAGTCCTTGA